Proteins from one Oscillatoria nigro-viridis PCC 7112 genomic window:
- a CDS encoding SufE family protein produces the protein MSANTALPPALAKIVQRFQRHSDPKQRYEQLLWYAKRLPAFPESDKLPENKVSGCVSQVYVTANLAEGKVLYQGDSDAQLVKGLVGLLVEGLSGLTPAEIVTITPDFIQDTGLNVSLTPSRANGFYNIFQMMKNKALACELSKQAEAN, from the coding sequence ATGTCCGCAAACACCGCGCTACCGCCAGCCCTAGCTAAAATCGTCCAGCGCTTCCAGCGACATTCCGATCCGAAACAGCGCTACGAACAACTGCTGTGGTATGCCAAGCGACTTCCAGCATTTCCCGAAAGCGATAAACTGCCGGAAAACAAAGTTTCTGGCTGCGTGTCGCAAGTTTATGTTACTGCAAATTTGGCAGAGGGAAAAGTTCTGTATCAAGGCGATTCAGACGCTCAGTTAGTCAAAGGATTAGTTGGGTTGCTGGTGGAAGGTTTGAGCGGATTAACGCCTGCTGAAATTGTCACCATTACCCCAGATTTTATTCAAGACACGGGCTTGAACGTGAGTCTGACACCTTCCCGCGCTAACGGATTTTACAACATCTTTCAAATGATGAAAAATAAGGCACTTGCTTGTGAATTGAGCAAGCAAGCAGAAGCAAATTAA
- a CDS encoding alpha/beta fold hydrolase — MTQTTNLTKSVSGNYPAAVQQYLWNWKETQIKVIYETRGQGNPVLLLPAFSTVSTREEMRPLAELLAPQFQVVSLDWPGFGESDRPRTDYQPQLYHQFLKDFVEATFNSPVAVVAAGHAAGYVMQLAQSQPNVWSKIVLAAPTWRGPLPTMSKQQSGWHGIVRELVRSPLLGQFLYKLNTAPSFLSLMYRRHVYADAAKVTPDFIQSKWQVTQKPGARYGSAAFVTGGLDPAKVRSEFTDKFQQLAVPVMVVIAENAPPKSKAEMEALTELPGVESRVIPGSLGMHEENAEALANAIQSFI; from the coding sequence ATGACTCAAACTACAAATTTAACAAAATCAGTTTCTGGCAACTATCCCGCCGCAGTTCAACAATATCTCTGGAATTGGAAAGAAACGCAAATCAAAGTTATTTACGAAACCAGAGGACAGGGAAATCCTGTATTGCTGTTGCCTGCTTTCAGTACGGTTTCGACGCGAGAAGAAATGCGTCCTTTAGCAGAATTGTTAGCTCCTCAATTTCAAGTTGTGAGCTTAGATTGGCCGGGTTTCGGCGAATCGGATCGCCCGCGAACCGACTATCAACCGCAATTATACCATCAATTTCTCAAGGATTTTGTTGAGGCAACTTTTAACAGTCCGGTTGCTGTAGTTGCTGCCGGTCACGCTGCGGGTTATGTGATGCAATTAGCGCAATCACAGCCCAATGTTTGGTCAAAGATTGTGTTAGCTGCACCGACTTGGCGCGGGCCTTTGCCGACGATGAGCAAACAGCAAAGCGGCTGGCACGGAATCGTGAGAGAATTAGTACGATCGCCCTTACTGGGACAATTCCTTTACAAACTCAACACTGCGCCGTCATTCCTCAGTCTCATGTACCGCCGCCACGTCTACGCCGATGCAGCTAAAGTCACGCCCGATTTCATCCAAAGCAAATGGCAAGTGACGCAAAAACCCGGTGCTCGATACGGTTCCGCTGCCTTTGTGACTGGTGGTTTAGATCCGGCAAAAGTGCGATCGGAATTTACAGATAAATTTCAACAGTTAGCAGTGCCGGTGATGGTTGTAATTGCTGAAAATGCGCCGCCAAAATCAAAGGCTGAAATGGAAGCATTAACGGAATTACCGGGTGTTGAATCGCGAGTTATTCCTGGTTCCTTGGGAATGCACGAAGAAAATGCAGAAGCTTTAGCAAATGCGATTCAATCTTTTATTTGA
- a CDS encoding DUF6282 family protein, whose product MQAVFLTLVWIFCYWFCLPVYAVGDSPIINLPQSTIEGAIDFHIHSSPDVIPRRLDDFEVAKLAARAQMKAVVLKNHYASTAARAVLVNKIVPEIQVFGGVVLNNSVGGINPDAVDAMHRIGGKYGKVVWLPTVDAEHHLQVFHKSGMGIKVAENGKVLPETAAVLKVVAKENLVLETGHISSEEVMAVVGEAKLLNIKNILITHAMADVPGLSLENMQTAAAAGAFLELAFVNDLMGENAADDGHKNWHQVSIKKMAAAIKLIGAEHFVMSTDLGRKPDPLPAEGYKFFVEKLIDEGISPQEIDLMMKHNPARLLGIENW is encoded by the coding sequence ATGCAAGCTGTTTTTTTAACGTTAGTTTGGATTTTTTGCTATTGGTTTTGTCTGCCAGTATATGCTGTCGGAGATTCGCCGATAATCAATTTGCCACAGAGTACGATTGAAGGTGCGATCGACTTTCACATTCATTCTTCTCCTGATGTCATTCCCCGCAGGTTGGACGATTTTGAAGTAGCGAAATTAGCTGCTAGGGCGCAGATGAAAGCTGTTGTATTGAAAAATCATTATGCCAGCACAGCAGCGCGGGCAGTTCTGGTTAATAAAATAGTACCAGAAATCCAAGTTTTCGGAGGAGTTGTTCTCAATAATTCGGTAGGCGGAATTAATCCCGACGCCGTTGACGCAATGCACCGAATCGGTGGCAAATACGGTAAAGTAGTGTGGCTGCCAACGGTTGATGCTGAGCACCACTTGCAGGTTTTTCACAAGTCGGGAATGGGGATTAAAGTTGCGGAAAATGGCAAGGTTTTACCGGAAACAGCAGCGGTGTTGAAGGTTGTAGCCAAAGAGAATTTGGTATTGGAAACTGGTCATATTTCCTCAGAAGAAGTCATGGCAGTTGTCGGTGAAGCTAAACTGCTCAACATTAAGAACATCCTGATTACCCACGCAATGGCGGATGTACCCGGTTTATCCCTAGAAAATATGCAAACAGCCGCCGCAGCCGGAGCTTTCTTAGAACTCGCATTTGTCAACGATTTGATGGGAGAAAATGCCGCTGATGACGGACACAAAAACTGGCATCAAGTTTCAATTAAGAAGATGGCAGCAGCGATTAAACTAATAGGAGCAGAGCATTTTGTTATGAGCACGGATTTAGGAAGGAAACCCGATCCTTTACCTGCGGAAGGTTACAAATTCTTTGTGGAAAAATTGATAGATGAAGGCATTTCTCCGCAGGAAATTGATTTAATGATGAAACACAATCCAGCTCGATTGTTAGGCATTGAGAATTGGTAA
- a CDS encoding right-handed parallel beta-helix repeat-containing protein, whose amino-acid sequence MEALLLLIGFGGGALVCWLILNKRNSRNLVRMQGSQEAISNLAAQLDARTSELRQKVQKENQLNSELSQLQSRLETVTREQDFLKNQVSEMEAFLAGIAQDRSQIDSLIADLEFQLENAQQAESQLAEVAELKYQLEVAEQERSQLNAQFLEMQAELEAVDAERSQFHALLSEFESQLETATQSRLQVQYQLSEIQIKFDRSIEERQQLQSQMSGLQAQLQLVEAERSQFTSEFSELQAQLESAEQEREILNSQLQTARQQAKQPPLELLELQRQLEAANLEKMQLNSQLHEVQIQSEIVVLERERLLSELSELESQIHRKEGENSQLQSQLSELQAQLETANTERSHLDSQLSESQSQIETANQSQTQLQSQVSELENQLDSLRQTRSELEVQLETANTERSQLYSQLSEIQSQTETAHQNQNQLQSQISELEHQLESVRQSRSELEFQLTSEISQLQSQTETANQNQNQLQSQISELEAQLESVRQSRSELESQLTSQLSESQSQIETANQNQAQLQSQVSDLENQLNSLHQNRSELEVQLETANTERSQLYSQLSEFQSQIETANQNQAQLQYQVADLEQQLESVSQSRSELASQLSSQISQLQSQIETANQNQAQLQSQVSDLESQLESVRQSRSELASQLETANRERSHLYSQLSEFQGQIDTANQNQAQLQFQVSELEHQLETVYQERLQLTSQLSEAGDRQSEHFDSESRQIEASTSDTKVLKSQGFVVSQQGQGDYTTISEALKNAAPGTRIDVHPGVYRESLILDKSVEIIGSGEVDRIVVESINSNCIKMATDSALVRGLTLSATGKYYAVDIRKGELILEDCDITSADYSVVGICGPDANSTLRRSQIHDGVWNGIFISDNGKATVEDCSIFNNGSLGIGVGLGGKLIVRRCRINGNEGEAIAVYKDGIATVEDTDLTGNAGGAWRIADNGYLRGKGNQE is encoded by the coding sequence AGCGAAATTCCCGCAATTTGGTGCGGATGCAGGGTTCGCAGGAGGCTATATCGAATTTGGCTGCTCAGTTGGATGCCCGAACTTCGGAATTGCGGCAAAAAGTGCAGAAGGAAAATCAGCTCAATTCGGAATTGTCTCAGTTGCAAAGTCGGTTGGAAACTGTGACTCGCGAGCAAGATTTTTTAAAAAATCAAGTGTCGGAAATGGAAGCATTTTTGGCAGGAATTGCCCAGGATAGATCGCAGATTGATTCTCTGATTGCTGATTTGGAGTTTCAGCTAGAAAATGCTCAGCAAGCAGAGTCGCAGTTAGCAGAAGTGGCAGAACTTAAATATCAGTTAGAAGTTGCGGAGCAGGAGCGATCGCAGCTTAACGCTCAATTCCTGGAAATGCAAGCAGAATTAGAGGCGGTTGATGCAGAACGTTCTCAATTTCACGCTCTGCTGTCGGAATTTGAGAGTCAGTTGGAAACGGCTACTCAAAGCAGATTGCAGGTACAGTACCAGTTGTCGGAAATTCAAATTAAGTTCGATCGCTCCATTGAAGAGCGGCAGCAACTTCAGTCTCAAATGTCGGGTTTGCAAGCTCAACTGCAATTAGTCGAAGCAGAGCGATCGCAATTTACTTCGGAATTTTCAGAGCTACAAGCTCAATTGGAGAGTGCAGAGCAAGAACGCGAAATACTCAACTCTCAATTGCAAACCGCTCGCCAACAAGCAAAGCAACCTCCATTGGAATTATTAGAACTGCAAAGACAGCTAGAAGCGGCTAATCTGGAGAAAATGCAGTTAAACTCTCAACTGCATGAAGTACAAATTCAATCCGAAATAGTTGTGCTAGAGCGAGAAAGACTGCTGTCTGAGTTGTCAGAATTGGAGTCTCAGATACATCGCAAGGAGGGAGAGAACTCGCAACTCCAGTCTCAGTTATCTGAACTGCAAGCTCAATTAGAAACTGCTAACACAGAACGCTCGCACCTTGATTCTCAACTGTCGGAATCCCAAAGTCAAATCGAGACAGCCAACCAGAGCCAAACTCAACTTCAATCTCAAGTATCGGAGTTAGAAAATCAGCTAGACAGCCTGCGTCAAACTCGCTCTGAATTAGAAGTTCAGCTAGAAACTGCTAACACAGAACGCTCGCAACTTTATTCTCAACTCTCGGAAATTCAAAGTCAAACCGAGACAGCCCACCAGAATCAAAATCAACTTCAATCTCAAATCTCCGAGTTAGAACACCAGTTAGAAAGTGTGCGTCAAAGTCGCTCTGAATTGGAATTTCAACTCACTTCTGAAATCTCCCAATTGCAAAGCCAAACCGAGACAGCCAATCAGAATCAAAATCAACTTCAATCTCAAATCTCCGAGTTAGAAGCTCAGCTAGAGAGTGTGCGTCAAAGTCGCTCTGAATTGGAATCTCAGCTCACTTCTCAACTCTCGGAATCCCAAAGTCAAATCGAGACGGCTAATCAGAATCAAGCTCAACTTCAATCTCAAGTATCGGATTTAGAAAATCAGCTAAATAGCCTGCATCAAAATCGCTCTGAATTAGAAGTTCAGCTAGAAACTGCTAACACAGAACGCTCGCAACTTTATTCTCAACTGTCGGAATTCCAAAGTCAAATCGAGACAGCCAACCAGAATCAAGCTCAACTTCAATATCAAGTAGCCGACTTAGAACAACAGTTAGAAAGTGTGAGTCAAAGTCGCTCGGAATTGGCATCTCAACTCAGTTCTCAAATCTCCCAATTGCAAAGTCAAATCGAGACAGCTAATCAAAATCAAGCTCAACTTCAATCTCAAGTATCCGACTTAGAAAGTCAGTTAGAAAGTGTGCGTCAAAGTCGCTCTGAATTGGCATCTCAGCTAGAAACTGCTAACAGAGAACGATCGCACCTTTATTCTCAACTGTCGGAATTCCAAGGTCAAATCGATACAGCCAACCAGAATCAAGCTCAACTTCAATTTCAAGTATCCGAGTTAGAACACCAGTTAGAGACAGTTTATCAAGAACGCTTGCAGCTAACATCGCAACTTTCCGAAGCGGGCGATCGACAATCCGAGCATTTTGACTCGGAGTCAAGGCAAATTGAAGCATCTACTTCAGATACCAAAGTTTTGAAGAGTCAAGGATTTGTTGTTTCTCAGCAGGGTCAAGGCGATTATACTACTATTAGCGAAGCGCTGAAAAATGCAGCACCAGGCACGCGCATTGACGTGCATCCAGGCGTTTACCGCGAAAGTCTAATTCTCGACAAATCGGTAGAAATTATCGGCAGCGGAGAGGTCGATCGCATTGTGGTTGAAAGTATCAACTCAAACTGCATTAAAATGGCAACTGACAGTGCTTTAGTGCGGGGTTTAACCCTGAGCGCCACAGGGAAATATTACGCTGTAGATATTCGCAAAGGCGAGTTAATCCTAGAAGACTGCGATATCACTTCTGCGGACTATTCTGTGGTGGGAATTTGCGGCCCCGATGCAAATTCTACCCTCCGCCGCAGTCAAATTCATGATGGGGTATGGAACGGAATTTTTATATCGGATAATGGGAAAGCAACAGTGGAAGATTGCAGTATTTTTAACAACGGCAGTTTGGGAATAGGTGTCGGATTGGGAGGAAAATTGATCGTGCGCCGGTGTCGGATTAATGGTAATGAAGGTGAGGCGATCGCCGTTTACAAAGATGGCATTGCTACCGTCGAAGATACCGATTTAACGGGCAATGCTGGGGGTGCTTGGCGCATTGCAGATAACGGATACCTGCGCGGCAAAGGCAATCAAGAATAG